In Podospora pseudopauciseta strain CBS 411.78 chromosome 3, whole genome shotgun sequence, one genomic interval encodes:
- a CDS encoding hypothetical protein (COG:K; EggNog:ENOG503NXXM) encodes MPASKQPTSSNMPPISDEWELPRLRSSFQLHEDAVRDEDLAEFFDVKFYPYNPPGAPPVFAATSKKHVVVVRMVPTTDKDQNPCKVIQMIRDADSGANNYTCCWSKDPDTEDPWLCVAGKDAKIKVYDIRRGKLVKTLVGHGGDISDLATSPACPTTIASASDDTTIKLWSLAKEHDKQPCICILGGEGHQYNLLTVAFHNNGRYVLSAGHDQIINLWALPEFPKEHINVPIVLHYPHFSSSEVHNNLVDCVAFYGDLILSRACHEDTIVLWRIEGFSSDDPIPGPLDAPTPTDMAKQTRSYFNPIPSKARPAMFTRLAQFHTPDCGVQFYMRFRMFHAEGRHPILAFANAKSKTMFWDFSRFGGYRDFMEELEEARKSGSGQAVQKPSWLLIKRAKKGTAAPAHQDAAASLRAAAGDKESMVSASPDPEGGGSAMATLGNYNQDTLNHWKEMYDLSNPAGLIRPHKVQGVDGSFVGRQVGWSPGGEWCVVVGNKNRALIYQRGAREKGVATPVT; translated from the exons ATGCCAGCATCAAAACAACCAACTTCATCCAATATGCCGCCAATATCAGACGAGTGGGAGCTTCCACGCCTGCGTAGCTCATTTCAGCTGCACGAAGATGCCGTGAGGGACGAGG ATCTTGCCGAGTTCTTCGACGTCAAATTCTACCCCTACAACCCACCAGGCGCACCCCCAGTGTTCGCGGCCACAAGCAAGAagcatgtcgtcgtcgtccgcATGGTGCCAACCACAGACAAGGACCAGAACCCTTGCAAAGTCATCCAAATGATCAGAGATGCCGACTCAGGCGCCAACAACTACACGTGCTGTTGGTCCAAGGATCCAGACACGGAAGATCCCTGGCTGTGTGTGGCCGGCAAAGATGCCAAGATCAAGGTGTATGATATCAGGAGAGGAAAGCTCGTCAAGACGCTGGTCGGTCACGGCGGCGACATCAGCGATCTTGCGACCTCTCCAGCGTGTCCTACTACCATAGCCTCTGCCTCAGACGACACGACTATTAAGCTTTGGAGTCTGGCAAAGGAACATGACAAGCAGCCATGTATCTGCATTTTGGGAGGCGAGGGGCATCAGTACAACTTGCTGACTGTGGCGTTTCACAACAATGGAAGATATGTCTTGTCTGCTGGGCATGATCAGATTATCAATCTT TGGGCCCTTCCCGAGTTCCCAAAGGAACACATTAACGTTCCCATCGTCCTCCACTATCCTcatttctcctcctccgaagTCCACAACAATCTCGTCGACTG CGTAGCCTTCTATGGCGACTTGATCCTCTCCCGCGCCTGCCACGAAGACACCATCGTCCTCTGGCGAATTGAAGGTTTCTCCTCCGACGATCCTATCCCCGGCCCCCTTGACGCTCCCACACCAACCGACATGGCCAAGCAAACCCGGTCATACTTCAACCCTATCCCTTCCAAAGCCCGCCCGGCCATGTTCACCCGTCTAGCGCAATTCCACACCCCTGATTGCGGTGTCCAGTTCTATATGCGCTTCCGAATGTTCCACGCCGAGGGGAGGCATCCCATCTTGGCATTTGCCAATGCAAAGAGCAAGACCATGTTTTGGGACTTTTCACGGTTTGGGGGGTATAGGGATTTtatggaggagttggaagaAGCCAGAAAGTCGGGAAGTGGACAGGCGGTGCAGAAGCCGAGTTGGCTGTTGATCAAGAGAGCGAAGAAGGGGACCGCCGCGCCGGCACACCAGGATGCGGCGGCTAGTTtgagggctgctgctggggataAGGAGTCGATGGTTTCGGCTAGTCCCGACCcggaggggggcgggagtGCGATGGCAACGTTGGGGAATTATAATCAGGATACGCTGAATCACTGGAAGGAGATGTATGACTTGTCGAACCCAGCGGGTTTGATCAGGCCGCACAAGGTGCAGGGGGTGGACGGTTCGTTTGTGGGGAGGCAGGTGGGTTGGAGTCCGGGAGGGGAatggtgtgtggtggtggggaatAAGAATAGGGCTTTGATTTACCAGCGGGGGGctagggagaagggggttgcGACGCCTGTTACCTAG
- a CDS encoding hypothetical protein (EggNog:ENOG503P39R) → MSSRKRKRTQPSPAKSSADQVINPRSHTPSTLKQFTLAGLPHDSPLLSDLYPGFPHRPPRPARKRYQYTSQSYDPSHNNLTDKSGDEGGDELPDFTTDDDGPIGARTTAGEETDFSSASSSNTSGKRRSKKKELEKDRKAAAHTSKVGVLINTVKRALKEGDIPLAKRSFGLLARAKVNGRRVDLRYERLWELGAEIILREGETTTTTTTEGELKGAFQIELERQAENEDDDNAERESRQKDRLFARQQANLANLKAFYQHLIQNHPFSKQHPNSTGRPLLEFNIALFSAEMEGVYALHRRGMERIEERDGRGEFYDVEDEMDIIEEEPDDEMDVDGEEEHKAPLTPPREKRKVARVREEKDELRREVLRQMRGVAERMDALLETTPFSRDGEFARLRAMVGLYIADLCVPFGEEKRARYEVRDKERQKARKLLAGVRDMGKGVLKKDDEELLKMLGNDDEDDDEEEEEEEEEEEEEEEEEEEEEEEEEEEEEEDEEEEDEDNDEEDEESDEEGPQLQFFSSMPA, encoded by the coding sequence atgTCCTCACGCAAGCGCAAACGCACTCAACCTTCCCCCGCCAAATCCTCCGCCGACCAAGTAATCAACCCCCGctcccacaccccctccaccctcaaacaattcaccctcgccggcctcCCCCACgactcccccctcctctcagACCTCTACCCAGGCTTCCCTCACCGACCCCCCCGCCCTGCCCGCAAGCGCTACCAGTACACCTCCCAATCCTACGACCCCTCTCATAACAACCTAACCGATAAATCCGGCGACGAAGGTGGCGATGAACTCCCCGACTTCACTACTGACGACGACGGGCCCATCGGCGCCAGGACCACCGCAGGGGAGGAGACAGATTTCTCTtccgcctcatcctcaaacacCTCAGGAAAGCGTCGgagcaagaaaaaggaaCTTGAAAAGGACAGAAAGGCAGCAGCGCATACCAGCAAAGTAGGGGTGTTAATCAACACGGTGAAGAGGGCGCTCAAAGAGGGTGATATCCCGCTGGCGAAAAGATCGTTTGGGCTGCTTGCGAGGGCAAAGGTGAATGGTAGGAGGGTTGATCTTAGGTATGAGAGGttgtgggagttgggggCGGAGATTATACTGCGTGAAGGGGagactaccaccaccaccaccaccgaaggGGAACTCAAAGGCGCTTTCCAAATCGAACTAGAGCGGCAGGCAGAAAATGAAGACGACGATAACGCAGAGAGGGAATCGAGACAGAAAGATAGGTTATTCGCCCGTCAACAAGCCAACCTGGCGAACCTCAAGGCGTTTTATCAGCATCTTATCCAGAACCACCCGTTCAGCAAGCAGCACCCCAACTCTACGGGGCGTCCGCTGCTTGAGTTTAACATTGCGTTGTTTTCGGCGGAAATGGAAGGGGTGTACGCTTTGCATcggagggggatggagaggattgAGGAacgggatgggaggggggagttttATGATGTAGAGGATGAGATGGATATTATAGAGGAGGAACCGGACGACGAGATGGATgttgacggggaggaggagcacaAAGCACCTCTTACTCCCCCaagggaaaagagaaaagtgGCGCGGGttagggaggagaaggatgagctgaggagggaggtgctCAGGCAGATGAGGGGTGTAGCTGAAAGGATGGATGCGCTGCTGGAGACGACGCCGTTTTCGAGGGATGGGGAGTTTGCTAGGTTGAGGgcgatggtggggttgtATATTGCTGATTTGTGCGTGCCGTTTggtgaggagaagagggcgcGGTATGAAGTCAGGGATAAGGAAAGACAAAAGGCGAGAAAGCTGCTCgcgggggtgagggatatGGGCAAGGGGGTGCtgaagaaggatgatgaggagttgttgaagatgttgggaaatgatgacgaggatgatgatgaggaggaggaggaggaggaggaggaggaggaggaggaggaggaggaggaggaggaggaggaggaggaggaggaggaggaggaggaggaggatgaagaagaggaagacgaggataacgatgaagaagatgaggaaaGCGATGAGGAAGGGCCGCAACTGCAATTCTTTTCTTCTATGCCGGCGTGA
- a CDS encoding hypothetical protein (EggNog:ENOG503P60F; COG:C), producing MRATFRLLASVRPTARYLEPGQPTGITGLPTHNAPRSMLLYLYNATLEKLKAVPEHSVYRQSVEAVTKQRLAHVESVVPPGYKEWVAKAKEILKQEPEKFRTTNTATNEMLGAAKVERDGQVFVVRQLPSEVDMRYQQWDGEVNDGPELEGSRTQEEMEWHVKTQFERAEALEQKEVEWEPEPQLTAEQIAELENKIGAGLIEEVIQVAEGELKLTDTMIESKVWEPLEEPAAEGQWVAFERTA from the exons ATGCGCGCGACTTTCCGCCTCCTCGCGTCCGTCCGCCCGACGGCGCGGTATCTCGAGCCCGGCCAGCCCACCGGTATCACTGGCCTCCCGACACACAACGCCCCGCGCTCCATGCTCCTCTACCTTTACAACGCcaccctcgagaagctcaaggccgTGCCCGAGCACTCCGTTTACAGGCAGTCCGTCGAGGCTGTGACCAAGCAGCGTCTTGCACACGTCGAGTCGGTTGTCCCCCCCGGGTACAAGGAGTGGGTGGCCAAGGCGAAGGAGATCCTCAAGCAGGAGCCCGAGAAGTTCAGGACGACTAACACGGCTACGAATGAGATGCTCGGGGCCGcgaaggtggagagggatggTCAGGTGTTTGTTGTGAGGCAGTTGCCGAGCGAGGTTGATATGCGGTATCAGCagtgggatggggaggtgaatGACGGGCCGGAGTTGGAGGGCAGCAGGAcgcaggaggagatggagtgGCATGTCAAGACTCAGTTTGAGAGGGCTGAGGCGCTGGAGCagaaggaggttgagtgGGAGCCTGAGCCGCAGTTGACTGCTGAGCA GATTGCTGAGCTGGAGAACAAGATTGGTGCTGGCTTGATTGAGGAGGTCATTCAGGTCGCTGAGGGCGAGCTCAAGCTGACGGATACCATGATTGAGTCCAAGGT TTGGGAGCCCCTTGAGGAGCCTGCGGCCGAGGGCCAATGGGTTGCTTTTGAGAGAACTGCTTAA
- a CDS encoding hypothetical protein (COG:S; EggNog:ENOG503NY4K), with translation MVKMANLLSTLHLNLLTLLSNLFSHLTSLFFSLLSLTHALLIVLGFTRPNQWEPPTFLDSLLYSPLLHLTTNLYQILLFLRGHPFHPPPHHSRIRVVCLSDTHSLRPPSIPRGDLLIHAGDLSATGTFDDLQDQISWLSSLPFRHKVVVGGNHDCFLDRASSIHRTRGQKEKRKLDWKGVVWLQDELTTLEFEDREVAGKRKLNIFGSGWVRRCGGDDFAFQYDDERPPWEGRIPVETDVLVTHCPPKGHRDLLLGCPSLLAELWKVKPKLHVFGHVHHGAGVESVFYDECQAAYEGLVLRTAAVEMSMLKRWFDFQGLKYALSVLRYGLQSVLWKWIMAGPGSNNGGVLVNAGVMKGNTGRLRKGRGTVKVVDL, from the exons ATGGTAAAGATGGCCAACCTACTGtcaaccctccacctcaacctcctcaccctcctctccaacctcttctcccacctgacctccctcttcttctccctcctctccctcactcACGCCCTCCTTATCGTTTTGGGCTTCACCCGTCCTAATCAATGGGAGCCCCCCACATTCCTCGACTCCCTCCTCTATTCCCCCCTCTtacacctcaccaccaacctctaccaaatcctcctcttcctccgcggccaccccttccatccaccccctcaccactcCCGCATACGAGTAGTCTGTCTCTCCGACACCCACTCCCtccgccccccctccatccccagAGGCGACCTCCTCATTCACGCAGGGGACCTTTCTGCAACCGGAACATTCGACGACCTCCAAGACCAAATAAGCTGGCTTTCTTCCCTTCCGTTCAGACACAAGGTTGTTGTCGGCGGTAATCACGATTGTTTCCTAGACAGGGCAAGCTCCATCCATCGGACCAGAGggcaaaaggaaaagaggaaACTGGATTGGAAAGGCGTGGTGTGGTTGCAGGATGAGTTGACAACCCTAGAATTTGAGGAcagggaggtggcggggaaGAGGAAATTGAACATCTTTGGGAGCGGTTGGGTCAGGAGGTGCGGGGGTGATGATTTTGCGTTTCAATATGATGACGAGAGGCCGCCTTGGGAAGGAAGAATCCCGGTTGAGACGGATGTTTTGGTTACGCATTGTCCTCCG AAAGGCCACCGCGACTTGCTGCTTGGTTGTCCTTCGTTGCTGGCCGAGCTGTGGAAGGTGAAACCGAAGCTTCACGTGTTTGGGCATGTTCATCAcggggcgggggtggagagTGTGTTCTATGATGAGTGCCAAGCGGCGTATGAGGGTCTTGTTTTGCGGACGGCCGCGGTGGAAATGAGTATGCTGAAGAGATGGTTCGATTTTCAGGGGCTGAAATATGCGTTGAGTGTGTTGAGGTATGGGCTGCAGAGTGTGCTGTGGAAGTGGATCATGGCTGGGCCGGGGAGTAATAATGGGGGAGTGTTGGTTAATGCTggggtgatgaaggggaATACGGGCAGATTGAGGAAAGGAAGGGGGACGGTGAAGGTGGTTGATTTGTGA
- a CDS encoding hypothetical protein (COG:I; EggNog:ENOG503NVGC; BUSCO:EOG09260R9L), producing MNKITAMRHWPTSNFISRNNMAGMPAINTRRDVTTQGPPPIPTPQLPIGEPTIHYAFNVPFASDLAGPDTEDILHATTDAVLRWTHPVEAPDDVPVHALHVHVMNLEGLRQLCHSITTNPLPIEAHVLSGTPKNARGLVTTVCLSGPADLVYQTREAILNKTPISLRCTTVDVDGNLVANLAEGVLKKSVTDFLDETSRFCGVDIFLLGPKLAPVVDGLNGDVELRRDQRWRVAIYGDNMSAEHAKTRVLIHIDQLLGRVADSINVDYSVQQILIGRNRKNIKLIESSTNTAIYFPPPFLSCYSYCPPGATRRGESDVFITGENTQAIEQAKYKIHEYLTRVRLYVKDVQITPAKLDSVLLTRMDKVRKIAENNNTHILPPSLGSMKNVARFQALENLPLERSVRELMALVGQFYTATWWISHPDNRQPMPTPNDIRTMLSDICANSEADVKFDNRCFTISGSDEAVKTALAVINDIKWVNQSPQSQIRVKIELANEHKEFVSGKKNGKINKIMGQSNVQIIFDTFGEYNFNIEVVTHSYEAVKHGLTLVEQEMPASISFHVPDQYHKRIIGIGGQHIQRIMKKHSVFVKFSNAMDRGGLTREDDDSRVDNVICRTPARNAQNLELVKSEILEMVSRADSEFMNQTVKIDRLYHRELLSRLPEIEEIEKMWNCKIVFPSTEQATDELTVSGPQWLVPKCIDSFLGMVPDKHEVVMERTPTLIRFLESPEFVQNIVPKLKTQYEVDVTVHENSEERAANGNPSVTLLWQFTRNNAGGVSDAMDFLQGEFATAGVEPVFIRGALSRPKPDTFEEALPYFDSKLLQHAPAPVATDSPTKPSFGEETARERSSLLERLRRPGSGMSSISSFLDRRKNSSHSATSFFKGSSNVSKSSLVSIESTRSFNADRNPWNDSGVNLADEDSGSPWPSAVLVGNGIGNNLAVPHHGDMTPRHAARRSDDSGRPSTSHSTNSGYPGPLVPFR from the exons ATGAATAAAATAACAGCCATGCGTCACTGGCCAACCAGCAACTTCATCTCGCGAAACAACATGGCTGGCATGCCGGCCATCAACACTCGTCGAGATGTCACAACACAGGGGCCACCCCCGATACCCACACCCCAGCTCCCCATCGGCGAGCCTACCATCCACTATGCCTTCAACGTCCCCTTTGCCTCCGATCTCGCCGGCCCCGACACCGAGGACATTCTCCACGCCACCACCGATGCCGTCCTCCGCTGGACTCATCCCGTCGAGGCCCCCGACGATGTCCCCGTCCACGCTCTCCACGTCCATGTTATGAACCTTGAGGGCCTCCGTCAGCTATGCCACAGCATCACGACAAACCCCCTGCCCATCGAGGCACACGTTCTTTCGGGCACTCCCAAGAATGCCCGCGGTCTCGTCACCACGGTGTGCTTGTCCGGTCCCGCCGACCTGGTCTATCAAACACGCGAGGCGATCCTGAACAAGACCCCCATCTCACTA CGTTGCACAACTGTTGATGTGGACGGCAATCTGGTTGCCAATCTTGCCGAAGGCGTTCTGAAGAAGTCGGTAACAGACTTTCTTGACGAAACCTCGAGGTTTTGTGGCGTcgacatcttcctcctcgggcCCAAGCTTGCCCCGGTGGTTGATGGCTTGAACGGCGATGTGGAGCTCCGGAGAGACCAGCGCTGGCGGGTGGCCATTTATGGCGACAACATGTCTGCGGAGCATGCCAAAACCCGCGTTCTTATTCATATTGATCAACTC CTGGGGCGGGTTGCTGACTCTATCAATGTCGACTATAGCGTCCAGCAGATCTTGATCGGACGCAACCGCAAGAACATCAAGCTGATCGAGTCATCAACCAACACGGCCATCTACTTCCCTCCGCCGTTCCTGAGCTGCTATTCGTACTGCCCACCCGGCGCAACACGTCGTGGAGAGTCTGATGTCTTCATCACTGGCGAGAACACGCAAGCTATCGAGCAGGCAAAGTATAAGATTCACGAGTATCTCACGCGTGTCAGGCTCTACGTGAAGGATGTTCAGATTACGCCTGCCAAGCTCGACAGTGTTCTGCTCACTCGTATGGACAAGGTGAGGAAGATTGCCGAGAACAACAATACGCATATTCTGCCACCCAGTCTTGGGTCCATGAAGAACGTGGCTCGCTTCCAAGCCCTGGAGAACTTGCCCCTCGAGCGTTCTGTCCGCGAGTTGATGGCCTTGGTTGGACAGTTCTACACGGCTACCTGGTGGATCTCTCATCCCGACAACCGCCAGCCCATGCCGACTCCCAACGATATTCGGACCATGCTCAGCGATATTTGTGCCAACTCGGAAGCCGATGTGAAGTTTGACAACCGGTGCTTCACCATTTCAGGCTCGGATGAGGCTGTCAAGACCGCTTTGGCCGTCATCAATGATATCAAATGGGTCAATCAATCTCCCCAGTCCCAGATTCGAGTCAAGATCGAGCTCGCCAACGAACATAAGGAATTTGTGAGCGGAAAGAAGAATGGcaagatcaacaagatcATGGGGCAGAGCAACGTGCAGATCATCTTCGACACGTTTGGCGAGTACAACTTCAACATCGAGGTGGTCACACATTCATACGAGGCTGTCAAGCACGGATTAACACTGGTGGAGCAAGAGATGCCGGCATCGATTTCGTTCCATGTCCCGGATCAGTACCACAAACGCATCATTGGCATTGGTGGGCAGCATATCCAACGCATCATGAAGAAGCACTCGGTCTTTGTCAAGTTCTCCAACGCAATGGATAGAG GCGGTCTCACCCGAGAAGATGACGACTCTAGGGTCGACAATGTGATCTGCCGCACCCCGGCACGCAACGCTCAGAATCTTGAACTCGTGAAGAGCGAGATTCTTGAGATGGTTTCCAGGGCT GACTCTGAATTCATGAACCAGACTGTCAAGATCGACCGCCTCTATCATCGTGAGCTGCTGTCCAGGTTGCCCGAGATTGAAGAGATAGAGAAGATGTGGAACTGCAAGATTGTTTTCCCTAGTACGGAGCAGGCCACCGATGAGCTCACTGTGTCTGGACCTCAGTGGTTGGTGCCCAAGTGCATTGATTCATTTTTG GGCATGGTTCCCGACAAGCACGAAGTCGTGATGGAGCGGACTCCTACTCTGATCAGATTCCTCGAGTCCCCGGAGTTTGTTCAGAACATTGTCCCCAAGCTGAAGACCCAGTACGAAGTCGATGTCACGGTGCACGAGAATTCCGAGGAGCGTGCCGCCAACGGCAACCCCTCCGTCACTCTGCTTTGGCAGTTCACCCGTAACAATGCAGGTGGTGTCTCTGATGCCATGGACTTCCTCCAGGGCGAGTTTGCCACTGCCGGAGTGGAGCCCGTCTTCATCAGAGGTGCTCTGTCCCGCCCGAAGCCGGACACGTTCGAAGAGGCGCTGCCGTACTTTGACTCCAAGCTTCTTCAGCACGCACCAGCTCCAGTTGCCACCGACTCTCCCACCAAGCCTTCGTTCGGCGAGGAGACTGCTCGGGAACGGTCTAGTCTCCTGGAACGACTTCGCAGACCTGGTAGTGGCATGTCCTCGATCTCGTCCTTCTTGGACCGCAGAAAGAACAGCTCGCACTCGGCCACCAGCTTTTTCAAGGGCTCCAGCAACGTCTCCAAGTCGTCGCTCGTGTCGATCGAATCGACTCGCAGTTTCAATGCGGACCGCAACCCCTGGAACGACAGTGGTGTCAACCTCGCCGACGAGGACTCTGGCAGCCCTTGGCCCTCGGCAGTTCTTGTTGGAAACGGGATTGGCAACAATCTGGCCGTCCCTCACCACGGCGACATGACTCCTCGCCACGCCGCCCGTCGGTCTGACGACAGCGGGCGTCCCTCTACCTCTCATTCAACAAATTCAGGATACCCCGGCCCTCTTGTGCCATTTCGTTAA